Below is a genomic region from Hypomesus transpacificus isolate Combined female chromosome 1, fHypTra1, whole genome shotgun sequence.
tcctccccctctcctcctctctttcctgtccAGGAACTGCACCATAAGAACCGCTACTGGCACGAGGACTGCTTCCGCTGTGCCAAGTGCTACAAGCCGCTAGCCAGCGAGTCCTTCAGCGCCAGGGACGATGGCAAGATCATGTGTGGCAAGTGCGGCTCTCGCGAGGATGGCAACCGGTGCCAGGGCTGCTACAAGGTGGTCATGCCAGGTCGGTACACCCATGGGTTCTGATACGGCACGCTTCAGTTACATCTGTTATGTACACTGTCAGATGTGTTTTGCATGTTTCCATGTGACAGTAACCAAAGCATGTCTGGAGTGTGGACAATGCATTTTTCTATTATATTCTAGAGTGACTCTGACACGTGTGACTTGCAGGATCAAAGAATGTGGAGTATAAGAACAAGGTGTGGCATGAGGAGTGTTTCACCTGCTATGACTGCAAGAAGCCCATCGGCACTGAGAGCTTCCTGACTAAGGGCGATGACATCTACTGCGCCCCCTGCCACGACAAGAAGTTTGCCAAGAAATGCTTCCATTGCAAGCAGGTAAACACGAGATACCTTCACCCTTAATGATGTCTTTTTGAGCTCCAATAGCGATTCTgatccacccctccttccctcaggcCATCACCTCAGGGGGTCTGAGCTACCAGGACCAGCCCTGGCACTCTGAGTGCTTTGTGTGTCGTACCTGCCGTAAGCCCCTGGCCGGGGCACGCTTCACCTCCCACGAGGAGCATGTTTACTGTGTGGACTGCTACAAGACCTCTGTGGCCAAGAAGTGCAATGCCTGCAAGAACCCCATCACAGGTAAGgtaacgcacacatacacactcgcacacactcagATCTTGGACTCATTCCTGGTGttcactcacctcctccagggtTTGGCCACGGGACCAACGTGGTGAACTATGAGGGTCACTCCTGGCATGAGTACTGCTTCAACTGCAAGAAGtgctccctctccctggccaACAAGCGCTTCGTCATCAACGAGGAGGACATCTACTGCCCCGACTGTGCCAAGAAGGTGTGAGCCGCCCAGTGAGGGGCAGGTGCTCCGGTGATCTGTTTAGTGATAGGACAAAACAACTGATGTATACTGGACCAGTATGGGGATTCTGAAAGGAAATAGTTAAAACTGCAGAGCATGAATATGATTTAATGAAGTTTGAATATAAACCTAGGTATCTCTCAGTGTTCAGTTTCAGCGCACGTTGTCGAATACTAACAAACAACTGGTTTGCTTTCGTAGGCTTGCAATGTGACTTACCAAAAAGCTTGGCCAATATTCAGAAACGTGTAGCCATATTAGTAAATGATCTTTTCCATATTTCACTGGAACTGTTATAAGAAAACAAATATGACATTTACTTGTTACAAATGCTTCTTGAATTACATACTATACATGCTTTATCGGATAATGGTGCAGAGATGTGTAAGGTATCTCTTGAAGGGTATTGTAAGGTTTTCATTAGACCCAAAGAGGACTCTGCTTATTCATTCTGCTCATATAGCATTCTGAGGAGGTGTGACCATTTGTAGTAAATGCACAACATGGCCAAATAAAGGCAAATAAAACACTCGACTGATTGCAGTATTGATTATTTAAACAGGCACGTGCTACAATGCAACCAGACTAATAAAAAAAGAGCCTTTTACTTTGCAAAACTTTATTCTTCAACAATTCATATGTTCTCAGTACATTTTAGAGatatttacaaatatatttttgtggACAGGGCTTTGTTAGGTGTATAGAGCCACTGGAGAGCAAATCATATTCACACTGTGGCTGGATCTGGTAGAATGATTGTCATGGCCGAGGTAAGGACGCGTGACATTTCTTTTTAGTAATTGTAACAAAATAAAACCTATTCTCAATCTAAGGCACTGTTCTATTCTACCGTAATGGCGTCTGTCATAAAATTGAGAACAATTAACTCCATTTTGGCAGAAACCAGTGAACAGGACCAGGACTATGTTCCTAGAAGCAGCGTCTGCCCTGTAGGTTCTCGTTGGGACTGAGGGTTTCCACTGACCAAGTGAACGACGCACACATGCAGATCAACAGTTACGACCCTGTGTTTCATTTGAAGAACCTGGGAACCGCACGTTCTTGGAATAAACAGATGAAGGTTTGTTAGAACTCAGATGGGGGTTGAAAACAAGGCCTGGCTTGAAGGAACCAGTTAAGAAACATGTTTCATTTACTTCTAGAAAACACCACAACTCGCTCACTAAACTGGGCCTGTACAGTAAGGCTTCTTCTCATGAACCTAACAGTAATTCAGAAAGCCTTCATGCGCCTTTGAAACATcaagaaaaaaacaatttgctTGTGAAACCTAAAAACAGGCTGCTCTAAGCGTGTTAATGGATTATGGGCTGTTAAATAAGTCTGCAACATTCTTTATGCTTCTGAATCAAAGCTCAGCTCTAGGGCCACTAGTCTAGACAGATGGGGTGTGTATAAAGCCGTTTCAGAGCCTTCTGGTTTAATAGCATGACAATCTGAGTCAATAGGCTATGAGgcgaaaaaaacaaacaaggtcCCCAAACCACTCTGTTTGGACGATTCAAGCATAGGGAATTCAAGCTTCAAcacagctttttttttctttacttttTCTATTATTATCAACCTTTTCAGAAACCCAAAACAAAAGACGGCACAAACACTATCACAGACTGACCGAATAACATTTGTATCCGACTGCAACCTTCCACAGCATGTATCCACACGTCACATCACAAAAGCACCTCGACTTCCATCAGTCTGCCCTACCACCCTACCAAGGCAATGTCAAGAGGGCTGGGGCTCAGACAAGCAGAAGCTTCCAGAACCAGACTGGCTAACTGGGCTCCACTGACAACTCCCATCACACAGGACACAGAATGAGTAGAGCTCCCCCTATTGGTGGGGTGTTCCTGTAAATGAAAACATCCTAACATGACCAGACTGTGGTAACAGAACAAACTACCCTGGCCTTGGACACGAGTCCGACACAACAGGACAGCAACTAGAACACATGACCAGACATATACACACTAGATCCACACCCGTTCCCCCTACATGACCCCACCCAACATGGCTGCATTGGCCTAATACTGATTATATACATAATACAATAACACTTAAATATGTTGAAATATATTTTCATATAAACAGACAGCCAAATTATATATTACAAAAATAATTGAAATGTTTTGCTAAGAGAGGTAAGGTAGAAAAGAA
It encodes:
- the fhl1a gene encoding four and a half LIM domains protein 1a isoform X2 yields the protein MTERFDCYYCRDNLQGKKYVKKDEKHVCTKCFDKLCANTCAECRRPIGVDAKELHHKNRYWHEDCFRCAKCYKPLASESFSARDDGKIMCGKCGSREDGNRCQGCYKVVMPGSKNVEYKNKVWHEECFTCYDCKKPIGTESFLTKGDDIYCAPCHDKKFAKKCFHCKQAITSGGLSYQDQPWHSECFVCRTCRKPLAGARFTSHEEHVYCVDCYKTSVAKKCNACKNPITGFGHGTNVVNYEGHSWHEYCFNCKKCSLSLANKRFVINEEDIYCPDCAKKV
- the fhl1a gene encoding four and a half LIM domains protein 1a isoform X1 produces the protein MTYRHSGPKSYLTSTMTERFDCYYCRDNLQGKKYVKKDEKHVCTKCFDKLCANTCAECRRPIGVDAKELHHKNRYWHEDCFRCAKCYKPLASESFSARDDGKIMCGKCGSREDGNRCQGCYKVVMPGSKNVEYKNKVWHEECFTCYDCKKPIGTESFLTKGDDIYCAPCHDKKFAKKCFHCKQAITSGGLSYQDQPWHSECFVCRTCRKPLAGARFTSHEEHVYCVDCYKTSVAKKCNACKNPITGFGHGTNVVNYEGHSWHEYCFNCKKCSLSLANKRFVINEEDIYCPDCAKKV